One Astyanax mexicanus isolate ESR-SI-001 chromosome 3, AstMex3_surface, whole genome shotgun sequence genomic region harbors:
- the LOC103031515 gene encoding aconitate hydratase, mitochondrial — translation MSRFETGSAVNYEKLLNNINIVRKRLNRPLTLAEKIVYGHLDDPTGQEIARGRTYLRLRPDRVAMQDATAQMAMLQFISSGLPRVAVPSTIHCDHLIEAQTGGVQDLQRAKEVNQEVYNFLASSAAKYGVGFWKPGSGIIHQIILENYAYPGVLLIGTDSHTPNGGGLGGICIGVGGADAVDVMAGIPWELKCPNVIGVKLTGSLSGWTSPKDVILKVAGILTVKGGTGAIVEYHGPGVDSVSCTGMATICNMGAEIGATTSVFPYNKRMKTYLDKTGRKEIAELADEYKECLVPDQGCQYDQLIEINLSELQPHINGPFTPDLAHPVSEVGAAAQKNGWPLEVKVGLIGSCTNSSYEDMGRAASLAKQALDRGLKCKAQFTVTPGSEQIRATIERDGYAKILRDVGGVVLANACGPCIGQWDRRDVKKGEKNTIVTSFNRNFTARNDANPATHAFVTSPEIVTALAIAGTLNFNPETDFLTDAKGEKFKLVAPSGDELPARDFDPGEDTYQHPPTEGVALRVDVNPQSTRLQLLEPFQKWNGKDLENLRVLIKVKGKCTTDHISAAGPWLKFRGHLDNISNNLLIGAVNTENDAVNKIKNQLTGEYGGVPDVARFYKANGVEWVVVGDENYGEGSSREHAALEPRHLGGRAIIVKSFARIHETNLKKQGLLPLTFSDPQDYDKIHPDDQISITGLKSFAPGKPLIAVIKHIDGSSEKITLNHTFNETQIEWFQAGSALNRMKELQK, via the exons ATGAGCAGGTTCGAGACTGGATCTGCTGTGAACTACGAGAAGCTGCTCAACAACATCAACATTGTGCGCAAAAG ACTTAACCGCCCCCTTACTCTGGCTGAGAAGATTGTGTATGGGCACCTGGATGACCCGACAGGTCAGGAAATCGCCCGGGGCCGTACGTACCTGCGCTTGCGGCCGGACCGAGTGGCCATGCAGGACGCCACAGCGCAGATGGCCATGCTGCAGTTCATCAGCAGTGGACTCCCCCGAGTGGCTGTGCCCTCCACCATCCACTGCGATCACCTGATCGAGGCCCAGACCGGCGGGGTGCAGGACCTTCAGAGAGCCAAG GAAGTGAATCAGGAGGTTTATAACTTCTTAGCCTCGTCCGCAGCAAAATATGGCGTCGGCTTCTGGAAACCAGGATCAGGAATCATCCACCAG ATTATTCTGGAGAATTATGCGTATCCTGGAGTGTTGCTGATTGGCACAGACTCTCACACCCCCAATGGCGGTGGCCTGGGGGGCATCTGTATCGGAGTGGGCGGGGCCGACGCTGTGGACGTGATGGCGGGAATTCCATGGGAGCTGAAATGCCCTAAT GTGATTGGGGTAAAGTTGACAGGCAGTCTATCAGGTTGGACGTCTCCTAAGGACGTGATTCTGAAGGTGGCGGGGATTCTGACTGTAAAAGGGGGGACGGGAGCTATAGTGGAGTATCACGGGCCTGGAGTCGACTCCGTCTCCTGCACAG GCATGGCCACTATCTGTAACATGGGCGCTGAGATAGGAGCCACAACCTCAGTGTTTCCCTACAACAAGCGCATGAAGACCTACCTGGATAAGACCGGCCGCAAAG AGATTGCTGAGCTGGCTGACGAGTACAAAGAGTGTTTGGTTCCTGACCAGGGTTGCCAGTACGACCAGCTGATTGAGATCAACCTGAGTGAG CTGCAACCTCACATTAACGGACCCTTCACTCCTGATCTCGCTCATCCTGTGTCTGAAGTTGGAGCTGCAGCTCAGAAGAACGGCTGGCCGCTTGAGGTCAAAGTGG GTCTGATTGGTAGCTGTACTAACTCCAGCTATGAGGATATGGGTCGTGCTGCCTCTCTGGCTAAGCAGGCTCTGGACCGCGGGCTGAAGTGTAAAGCCCAGTTCACCGTGACTCCAGGATCCGAACAGATCAGAGCGACTATTGAGAGAGATGGATAC gCTAAGATCCTGCGAGATGTGGGCGGTGTGGTTTTGGCTAATGCATGTGGGCCTTGTATTGGGCAGTGGGACAG GCGTGATGTGAAGAAAGGAGAAAAGAACACCATTGTTACCTCCTTCAACCGGAACTTCACTGCCAGGAATGATGCCAATCCAGCCACACATGCTTTCGTCACTTCACCCGAG ATAGTCACTGCTCTGGCGATAGCTGGGACTCTGAACTTCAACCCGGAGACAGATTTCCTGACCGATGCTAAAGGAGAGAAGTTTAAACTGGTGGCCCCTTCAGGCGACGAGCTGCCAGCACGGGACTTTGACCCCGGCGAGGACACATACCAGCACCCACCCACAGAGGGGGTGGCCCTCAGGGTGGATGTGAACCCCCAGAGCACCAGGctgcagctgctggagcccttCCAGAAGTGGAACGGCAAAGACCTGGAGAACCTGCGAGTGTTGATTAAG gtaaaAGGAAAATGTACTACAGATCATATCAGTGCTGCTGGCCCATGGCTGAAGTTCCGTGGTCATCTTGACAACATCTCCAACAACCTGCTGATTGGAGCGGTGAACACCGAAAATGACGCTGTCAACAAGATCAAAAACCAGCTGACTGGAGAGTATGGTGGTGTGCCAGACGTGGCTCGTTTCTACAAG gctaaTGGAGTGGAGTGGGTGGTAGTGGGTGATGAGAATTATGGCGAGGGGTCCAGCAGAGAGCACGCTGCCCTGGAACCTCGACACCTCGGAGGAAGAGCGATCATCGTGAAGAGCTTCGCCAGGATTCACG AGACTAATCTTAAGAAGCAGGGTCTGCTGCCTCTGACGTTCTCAGATCCTCAGGACTATGACAAGATACACCCTGATGATCAGATTTCCATCACTGGACTCAAGTCATTCGCCCCTGGGAAG ccTCTGATAGCTGTAATCAAACACATCGACGGCAGTTCGGAGAAGATCACGCTGAATCACACCTTCAACGAGACCCAAATCGAGTGGTTTCAGGCTGGCTCCGCCCTCAACAGGATGAAGGAACTTCAGAAGTGA
- the polr3h gene encoding DNA-directed RNA polymerase III subunit RPC8: protein MFVVVEMVDTVRIPPWNFHRQLNDAIAEELNKKLANKVVYNVGLCICLYDITKLEDSYIFPGDGASHTKVHFRYVVFHPFLDEILVGKIKYCSQEGVHVSLGFFDDILIPPESLQQPAKFDEAEQVWVWEYETDEGAHDLYMDQGEEIRFRVVDELFLDTSPTGPTTDPEAPANSRTGSAAPQPAAPAAADDSSNKKESPYTLMASISEPGLGLLSWWSN from the exons ATGTTCGTGGTGGTGGAGATGGTGGACACGGTGCGGATTCCTCCCTGGAACTTCCATCGACAGCTCAACGATGCCATTGCTGAAGAACTCAATAAGAAACTGGCCAACAAG GTCGTGTATAACGTTGGCTTGTGTATCTGCTTGTATGACATCACCAAACTAGAGGATTCCTACATTTTCCCCGGGGATGGAGCCTCCCACACTAAAG TGCATTTTAGATATGTGGTGTTTCACCCGTTCCTGGATGAGATTCTGGTGGGGAAGATCAAATACTGCAGTCAGGAAGGAGTGCACG TCAGTCTTGGATTCTTCGATGACATCCTAATCCCACCAGAATCACTACAACAACCTGCTAAATT TGACGAGGCGGAGCAGGTTTGGGTCTGGGAGTATGAGACAGATGAGGGCGCTCACGACCTTTACATGGACCAGGGTGAAGAGATCCGCTTCCGGGTTGTGGACGAGCTCTTCCTGGACACGTCTCCTACCGGACCCACCACTGACCCGGAGGCTCCGGCTAACAGCAGGACCGGTAGTGCCGCACCGCAGCCTGCAGCCCCCGCCGCCGCTGACGACAGCTCAAATAAGAAAGAGTCTCCGTACACATTGAtg GCATCCATCAGTGAGCCGGGGTTAGGTCTTCTGTCCTGGTGGAGTAACTGA